The genomic DNA CACTGGGTGCCCAGgagggatttctttctttctttctttctttctttgtttctttctttctttctttcttttttgagatggagtctcactccatcacccaggctgcagtgcagtggcgcaatcttggctcactgcaacctttgcctcctgggttcaagtgattctgtctcagcctccagagtttaAATAAGGCAAACAGcaacctgtaaccaatccagctgtttctgtgccTCACCACCGATTTCtgtatgtcattttctttctttctttttttttttttggtctataaaTCTTTTTCCACCACATGGAGGCACTGGCGTttttctctgaatctgctgtgattctgattTATTGTTCATTGCTCatttaaactcctttaaatttatttgtagatggaatctctgtcacccaggctggagtgcaagtgctgtgatctcggcccaccgcaacctccacctcccgggttcaagcgattcttctgcctcagtctctctagtacctgggattacaggcacctgccaccatgcccagctatttttttttttgtatttttggtagagacagtgtttcactatagtggccacgctggtctcaaactcctgacctcatgatctgctggccttggcctcccaaactgttgagattacaggtgtgagccaccaagcccggcctaaagtcctttaaatttaatttagctgaagtttttattttaccagtAGCCGGCCACCTAGGGCCAATAACCCTCTCTTTGCTCTAGGACTGAGCCCCATTGGGAATAAGGGCCACCTTTTACCAACCCCAAAAGGAGGAGGAATCCAAATGCATACACTTGGTTAAGGTACGGTTGATCCAGAGGGAAGATGTTTCAATGTAGTCCAGTGTTAAGGAGATGCTGCAGGGGCTTAGGCTGGGACAAGGGGATAGAGCAAATAATAATGTCCTACCGTATCAAGCAAATCTCCGTACAGAGCTAGTCTGTGAAAGTGACTTACTTAGGTGACTCTTGGAGATTCTTAGTGTGATATGGAGACATGTCTGTGAGTCAGAAGCAGCAAAGTACATCACTATAGCGACCTGGGTATCTGGGGCACCATTGTTGTTGTGGGAGCAAAGGCTGAAGACAACACATTATGTGTGTGTAGAAATGTATGTAGGGCAAACCAGATGTCCCCTCTCAGTCCCTGCCCTTGTCCCCAAGGAGCTAGAAGGCAGGCATTTACAGATGTTTCTGTGTATTCTTCAGGTTGGGGATGGGAGCTGATCTAGAGAAATACAGTTTTGTGATTGTTATAAACCTATTGAGCATCCAGGCCGGGAGGTTTGTGAAAAATCAGTttctggctggacatggtggctcacgcctataatcccagcactttgggaggccgaggcaggcggatctcttgaggtcaggagttcaagaccagcctggctaacatggtgaaaccctgtttccactaaaaataaaataattacctgggcgtggtggcacgtgtctgtagtcccagctactccggaggctcaggcaggagaatcacttgaacctggtaggcggaagttgcagtgagccgagatcacaccactgcactccagcctagacaacagagtaactttgtctcaaaaaaaaaaaaaaatcagtttctatATGCAGATATGCAAGGATTAGAGGGTAAGATTCCTGAACAAAAATGACTGTGTGAGGAAAATAGGATGACGGTAGTGTgtaatcttttaaacattttcagtgTTTCCATGAGCTCTTTTCAActaataaaagggaaaatgaagAAGCAGCACATCCACGAAATCGCCTATGTAGAATCTGGCAACACAGCCTGGATTTCAGCAAAGTTAAGTGACAGTATCTCACGTAATCACCTAAATGTGAAATTATGTGTGGTTTTATCAACATCAAGATCTTGGTTTTCCTAACAGTGTTTGTTTGTACTAGAAAACCTTGTGCCAAGTTTCTATGGAGGTAAAATGCCTATATGAAGAGACCTAAAATAAGTAATGTTCTGTATTAAAATCTAAACAAAAACCTAGGGCTGGTGATTGGAATGTGTAGTCAAGATTAAGAACCAATGAATCCAGTGCTGCCCAGCAGAATTTTCTGtattgatggaaatgttctagacCTTCACTGCCCAATGCAGTAACCAGTAGCCACACGTGGCTCTTGAGCACTGAAATGTGGCTAGTAGCTGAGAAGatgactttttcattttaagtaatttaaaatcacatttaaatagCCACACATGGCAACCAGCTACCATATTTGAATGGTGCAGCTCTAGTGTAAGGGTGCTTAAATTTCAGCTGGTATTAGAGTCACCTGGGGAACTTGGTAAAATGACACAGGGCTAGGCTGCGTCCTATTTCAACAAGCCGGGGATTCTGTGTTCTTCATGAGCTCGCCAGGAGATTTTCCATAGCAGTACATCTCAAACTTTTGTGGGGATCTTGTTAAGATGCAGTTTCTGATTCCATAGGTCTTAAATGGGACCCAAGAATctgcatcatttcttttttttcttttctttttttttttttttttgagacagagtttcgctcttgttacccaggctggagtgcaatggcgcgatctcagctcactgcaaccttcgcctcctgggttcaagcaattctcctgcctcagtcccccgagtagctgggactgcaggcgtgcgccaccatgcccacctaatttttgtatttttagtagagatggggtttcaccatgttgaccagaatggtcttgatttcttgaccttgtgatccacccgcctcggcctcccaaagtgctgggattacaggcgtgagccaccacacccggccgaatCTGCATTATTTCTAACAGGCTCCCAGGGGATAccaatgctgctggtccaggtACCACCCTTTGGGTAACATGGCGCTAGATTTTAGTCGTATTCATTTCTTGTTACGGTAAATTCCTGAATGGATCCTGTTTGCCATTTTCCAATGTTCTACTTAGTACGGTCAGGGGAAGTTCAGGTGTTTGGGAGATCGCCTACCCTTTAATTTTCCTCCTCCTGTGCAACCTCCAATCAGGCTTAATTCCCTACATACCTGCTGTATTAGTTCTCATgcagctaataaagacatacctgagactgggtaatttataaagaaaaagaggtttaatggactcacagttccacatggctggggaggcctcacaatcaatcatggcagaaggcaaaggaggagcaaagtcacgtcttagatggtggcaggcaagagagcatgtgcagggaattgccccttataaaaccctcagatcttgtgagaactaaatCACCATCaggagaacaggatgggggaaacggccccatgattcaattatctccacctggtccctcccacaacacctggggattatggggaGTACAATTTACGATGAGATTTCTGTGGGGACACAAAACGTAACGGTATCACCTGTTAATTGAAAATGCCAGCAAAACCTTGAAGAGGAGTAAGAAGTAGAAATCCAAAGAATCATCTTGATCAAACATGTATTTTGTTTGGTGTATTATTTTGCTCTCACAATTTATTGCCTGATTGCCtgtcccagaaaaaaagagagcgtgtgtgtgtgtgtgtgtgtgtgtgtatgtgggtgtgtgtgtacttACATGTGCGTTCACTCATACTTGTGTTGGGGGGGTGGGAGGCAGCCAATATGCAAAGTGAGAGCgtcactttaaaaatttactaattGCAGCAGATCACCATGACTGAAAAACAAAAGCTCTGCACAACATAATACACAGAAATTGGATTTGACAGGTATTTCCCAATATTAAGCAGCTATATTTCCTGtagatattagaaaaaaattccgTAAAATTATCCTGAAAATGTGACAATAAGCATAGATTCCTGAGAAATCAAGAGAAAAGGGGATTTTTAGTGGTTAAGAAACATTCCATTGTCTTAACATGGGCTGTTTTTAAGTCTCAGAAAGTTAAATGGGTCTTTTAATGGGAAGTAATAGGCACTCTCTTATTTCCACATACTGGTGTGTTCCACAATGTCACCCACACATTGGGCAGCTGCTCCTTTCTTAAATACTCCAAGCCTACAAAACTCCCATTTAGATAAAAGGACCGAATTCTGCTCTGTGCATCTCAATTACAATGTTACAAATTGCAGATGCAGGAGAATGGAAGACTGTGGGCAAAAGCCTATGtctcctgcagcctccctgcAGGGAGGGGAGTGTGGTTACCCAGGCTTTGTCTTCTCTGAATGTGAAACTGACCAGTGTTGCTAGGCTCACCTTTACCAGTAGACTGGGGGACTCCCAGGGAACAGGGATCATGTTACCATTTCCCACCTTCCTGCTCTTCTGTTTCTTGCTATGCTTTCTCAGCTTCCTTTTTAGGCTTACTCTTTTCTTCCCAACCTGTAAATATCGACCTTCTTCAAGACTTATTCCTAGAcattcttctttatatatttagctGCTATGTTGTCTGAGACATACAAGTTTtcgtattattattattttttttgagacagagtcttgctctgtagcccaggccggagtgtagtggcacaatctcagctcactgcaacctctgcctgctgggtcctggttcaagcaattctccggcctcagcctcctgagtagctgggattacaggcacatgccaccatgcccagctaatttttgtatttttagtagagacagggtttcaccatgttggccaggctgggctagtcttgaactcctgacctcgtgatccgcccacctcagcctcccaaagtgcagggattacaggtgtgagccaccacacccagctgcttcttttcttaaactgTTTGCTGTCATTCTATAACTTTTCCCTGCAGATGAAATACTAAAGTCCTGGAGATGTAAggttattttaattcaattttatggaaaaagatatttaatgaCTTGCCATACTACTAAGACTCTATCAAAGTACTCCTCTATCTTACCAGTAAGAACAAATTCATCTTTCTTTAATCAACAGGTTTTCTTGGTGACATTTCTGGGAGgcagcaaacaacaaaaacaaatgacaatAGTGGTATTAGCTGAGAGGTGGGAGAAATGTTAGTGGGACCCTGAAGACAGCCTGTTCACTAAGATGTTATTGctgcttttaagaaataaaagttttggccaggcatggtggctcatgcctgtgatcccaagcactttgggaggccgaggcaggcagatcacaaagtcaggagatcaagaccatcctggccaacatggtgaaaccctgtctctactaaaataccaaaaaaaaaaaaaaaaaaaaaaattagccaggcagggtggcgcacgcctgtagtcccagctactcgggaggctgagggaggggaatcattgaacccaggtggtggaggttgcagtgagctgatatcgtgccactgcactccagctgggtgatggagcaagactccatctaaaaaaaaaaaaagagataaaagtttCTTAGAATTGAGTGTTTTCCCCAAAACAGAAGTCTAATACAGAATGATAGCTATTTAAACCTGTCACTTATAAGTACAAATTCTCTGTGCAGATACACATAACTGGACTTCCTGGGTTGgtcaatatttttctcttataatcTTATTTCTGTCATCTCCTTGGTCTGTGTCCTGACCTCTGACTTGTGGTAGGGCCATAAGTCACTAAAATCTTGAGCCTGcctctattaggttggtgcaaaagtaattgtgcttcttgtcattaaaagtaatggcaaaaactggccgggtgtgggagctcatgcctgtaatcccagcactttgggaggctgaggcaggtggatcccctgaggtcaggagttcgagaccagcctggccaacgtggtgaaaccccatctctactacaaataaaaaaaaattagctgggtgtggtggtgtatggctgtaatcccagctattagggagactgaggcaggagaatcacttgaatccaggaggcggaggttgcagtgagctgagattgcaccactgtacagtactacaacctgggcaacaagagggaaaactccatctcaaaaaaaaaaaaaaaaaaaaaaaaaaaccagtaatgGCAAAAagcacaattacttttgcatcgcaattacttttgcaccaacctatttctcattctttctatttcattattctGTAAATCTAGCTGGAATTACTAAAGGACACAATGAGATGAGGGCTGAATAAAATCTAGGTCCTAAAGaggcatttttactttttttcggTCTGTCTTCTCCCCTATCTCCAACATTATTGTGGAAAATCCTCCTTATATAGTtgtttaaatacatacatactctGGGGTTTAATTTCAAGGGTTATATTCTTTCCTCTTCATCATTGTGGGAGGTGTACCCAATTAGCAACCTTGTCGAGGATCAttataaggaaataaagacaaCCAAATGATAATCAGAACCAAAACTCAATTTATTCACCTGCCTGGGAAGGGAAGGTCACATCACTGAAGCACAAATTTGGCTGTTGTCTCTATGTATTACTTGAAAGAAACAGAGGACAAAGAAGAAAGCACACCAAATTTGGCAAGATACTGAGTTCGGGTCACTCACTGCTTAGCTCTGAAGGTCATGCATTAAACTCTTCTCTACAACTGCTCATTGCACTGGTTCGCTTCTTAAAAGTGCAGGCACCATTTCCAGTTAAGTCCAGGATGATCTGATGGACTAGGTATCACACAGGAAATTCGATGTGTTTGCTTGAAGTTGGCCAAATCGTTAACAGCATTAGTAGCGAATTAGTAAAAAAGGTCATCAAGTAAAACTCACTGGATACCTTTCTCTTTACTGATGTCTTTTGGAACTGCCAGATCAAATTTCCGTTTATTTCATTAAggcaaaagacagagaaagatacatgtgtacttagaaaaaaatattacatagaCAGGGTGCCCTTCAAAGGTTGTAACAGAGCCAAATATGAGGTGCTGGAACAGATGCTTGTACATGAATGTTGACAGCAGCTCTAGTACAGTggccaaaaggcagaaacaacccaagtgtccatcatcagatgaattaataaacaaaaatgtgctAAATACAAACAATGGAATGTTACTGAACcacagaaaggaatgaagtagCAATGTATTTTACAACGTGGAAAAACTTAAAacacattatgccaagtgaaagaggTAGGACACAAAATACAACATACTGTGGTATACGACATTTACAGGAAGTAtttaggtaaatccatagagacagaaagcaaactcgtggttgccagaggctaggGGTGTAAAGATGACAAGCTagtgcttaatgggtacagagaTTTCTTGgtggatgatgaaaatgttttggaaacaaAAGGGGTAGTTGTACAACCTCATGAATATACTAAATGCCACTTTACAATTGTACTTTAAATGGTTGGTTGTTCTGTGATTACTCtttagttgttaaaaaaaaaaaaggaaaaagaaagacaaaacaaaagggCACAAAAGTTCATGGTTCTTTGAGTCTCACTggaacaaggaaaaaaatgagggagtAGGAACTGCTGAACAACTGATgatgaagaataaagagaaaaaagagaaagaaaggggttCTACTTAAGAAACAAGgctacaaatatttgaaaagcaaacaaataaaatggattttCAGATGTTTAAATATTAACTTCTTGCAAAAAACCTAGcgtaaaaaatgtaaatgatctTATAAAGAGAGAGAATACAAGACATCCAAGAAGAGCCTTTTCAAGGCCAGTGAGAGAACCCGGCTCTGTGGCTGCAGTTGAAGCTGTGGTTGTAGCTGTGGCTGCAGTGGCTGTAGTTGAAGCTGTGGTTGCAGCTGTGGCTACAGTGGCTGCAGTTGCAGCTGTGGTTGCAGCTGTGGCTTCAGTGGCTGCAGTTGCAGCTGTGGTTGCAGCTGTGACTTCAGTGGCTGCAGTTGCAGCTGTGGCTGCAGTGGCTGCAGTGGCAGCTGTGGCTTCAGTGGCTGCAGTGGCAGCTGTGGTTGCAACAGTGGCTTCTGTGGCTGCGGTTGCTGTTGTGGCTGCAGTGGCTGCAGCTGTGGTTGCAGTGGCTGCAGCTGTGGTTGCAGCTGTGTTTGCAGTGGCTTCGGTTGTGGCTGCTGCTGCCTCAAGACAAAGGGGAGCTGGGCCCCCTGCTGAGGAACTGGGACAGAGCCAAGCAGAGCCAACACAGctgtctggggctggggctgcagacCACTTCTGGCTCCACGGAGGTTCACGTTAAGAAGTTGCTGAACAGGGAAGGCCTGTCCTTGAGTGCCCAAACCTTGTGTGGAACCCTGTGGTCCTGGCTGAGGAGGGTGAGCAACTGTGGGCTGCTGGGGCTGCAGCAGGGAAGGCAGCTGATGGAGCCGCTCCTGTGAGCCACTCAGAACCATGGAGCCCTGCAGAATCTGGAGGAAAGTGAAGGGCCTGAGACATTCAGGAGTATTTAGGAAAAGCTGAACGGGTGCTGGAGAAGATGCCTGCACTGCACTGGGCCTTGTATCTGGTAGCGGACCTCCTGAGGATTGAAGGCTACTCCCACTGATTCCTGCAGGAGCTGAGCCACCAGAGTCAGGGACCTGCACAGGCTTGGAACTGCTCCCCAAAGCCTGGGCTCCATGGACTCGGCCCACCACGTTGATGGCCTTTAGGCCAGTGGAGCCTGTTCCGACTGGAATGGCCAATGGAGGGGCCTGATAACTTGAATGAGATGCACAGAGGACTTCTGAGAATGACTTGGTGccacagaagcagcagcaggaggaggaggaggaggaggagcaggaggaggaggaggaggagcaggaggagaaggaggaggaggaggaggagaaggaggaggaacatCAGCAGGGGCAgaggcggcagcagcagcagcagcagcaggagcaccAGGAGTAGCAGCAGCAGGACATGGACGCTTAAGAGAGCTGCCTGCCTGTTGTGGAGGAAAACTGTTACCCGAGGAACTCTTTCCTGAGCTTGAGGGAAGTTGGGTGCAGGGAGGTGGATGTTTCGCTCCCTTCCCCAGTATTGAAACCTCGACCCACACAGGCTTAGGCTGTTCTGGTGTTTTCCCTGAAGAGAGCTGACTGACACTGGCTTGGCCACTGGAGCTGAGTGACATCTTGTCTGGACCTCTGACTTTGCTCTGCACCAATTCCTGGGCCCAACTCACTGCCTTCCCAGCATCAGCCTCTGGCCCAGGCCCGAGACCAGCTGAATGGTCACCTGGCAAGGGCTGGCAGGGAGACTTCTGCCTGGCTTTTTTACATGGCCGTATTTCATCACCAAGAAGCGGATCATTAAACGACTGCATCACGCTCGGTTTGGTGTCCCAGGCCTGACAGCCAGCTTCCCATCCAAATCCGAAAGGgtcttctacctcctgggctggCCGGTCTGGGAACTGGGGGTCAGCAGCTGTTACGAACTGACTCCCTTTAGCa from Saimiri boliviensis isolate mSaiBol1 chromosome X, mSaiBol1.pri, whole genome shotgun sequence includes the following:
- the LOC101035852 gene encoding LOW QUALITY PROTEIN: transcription factor SPT20 homolog-like 1 (The sequence of the model RefSeq protein was modified relative to this genomic sequence to represent the inferred CDS: inserted 1 base in 1 codon) → MDRDLEQALDRAENIIESAQQRPPRRSYSPRAGKTLQEKLYDIYVEECGKEPGDVQELRSNVNLLEKLVRRDSLPCLVVNLYPGNQGYSVMLQRKDGSFAETVRLPYDETALLNYLDAEELPPALIDVLDKASVNIFHSGCVIVEVRDYRQSCNMQPPGYQSRHILLRPTMQTLAHDVKSMTRDSRKWSQEDKLELESQLLLATAEPLCLDPSVTVACTANRLLYNKQKMNTDQMKRYLKKYSWPSVKPQQEHSDYPPPPELTVSISGQKEEKKAGQPYELNIAKAGSCVDMWKSRPCDLPVPSEVDVEKLAKGSQFVTAADPQFPDRPAQEVEDPFGFGWEAGCQAWDTKPSVMQSFNDPLLGDEIRPCKKARQKSPCQPLPGDHSAGLGPGPEADAGKAVSWAQELVQSKVRGPDKMSLSSSGQASVSQLSSGKTPEQPKPVWVEVSILGKGAKHPPPCTQLPSSSGKSSSGNSFPPQQAGSSLKRPCPAAATPGAPAAAAAAAASAPADVPPPSPPPPPPSPPAPPPPPPAPPPPPPPAAASVAPSHSQKSSVHLIQVIRPLHXAIPVGTGSTGLKAINVVGRVHGAQALGSSSKPVQVPDSGGSAPAGISGSSLQSSGGPLPDTRPSAVQASSPAPVQLFLNTPECLRPFTFLQILQGSMVLSGSQERLHQLPSLLQPQQPTVAHPPQPGPQGSTQGLGTQGQAFPVQQLLNVNLRGARSGLQPQPQTAVLALLGSVPVPQQGAQLPFVLRQQQPQPKPLQTQLQPQLQPLQPQLQPLQPQQQPQPQKPLLQPQLPLQPLKPQLPLQPLQPQLQLQPLKSQLQPQLQLQPLKPQLQPQLQLQPL